In Jeotgalibaca arthritidis, a single genomic region encodes these proteins:
- a CDS encoding carbohydrate ABC transporter permease translates to MFKRGYNPENQLKAWLFLLPALAVIMLFSIYPLFRSFFMSFQKGTLVNPQYAGLENYQRVLTDPVFYRALGNTGLFAFTVVPIGLLLSLIVAWIIFEKVKHKSFFETIFFLPYVTSTIAIGIVFRYFFNGSYGIVNYVLGLFGIPGLNWLDDVSLSMPTLIIFGVWTSLAFNIIILLAGLRNIDEEHYKIAKMFGADNWEIFRRITFPQLVPTITFLLTVNLISSFKVYTQVYALFNGQPGIAKSATTAVFYIYDKFHIAGRPGLAMAATVILFLLILLVTFIQNQLLKRVGR, encoded by the coding sequence ATGTTTAAACGAGGCTATAATCCTGAAAATCAGCTTAAAGCGTGGTTATTCCTTCTACCAGCTTTAGCAGTTATTATGTTATTTAGTATTTATCCCTTATTCCGTTCATTTTTTATGAGTTTCCAAAAAGGAACGTTGGTTAATCCGCAGTACGCCGGTTTAGAAAATTATCAACGTGTCTTAACAGATCCTGTTTTTTACAGGGCTTTAGGTAATACTGGGCTGTTCGCCTTTACTGTTGTTCCAATTGGCTTACTATTGTCACTGATTGTGGCATGGATTATTTTTGAAAAAGTAAAACATAAATCTTTTTTTGAAACAATCTTCTTTCTTCCATATGTAACAAGTACGATTGCAATTGGGATTGTTTTCCGTTATTTCTTTAATGGGTCATATGGAATTGTCAATTATGTTTTGGGATTATTTGGTATCCCAGGTTTGAATTGGCTAGATGATGTTAGCCTTAGTATGCCAACATTAATTATTTTTGGTGTTTGGACGAGTTTAGCCTTCAATATCATTATTCTACTAGCAGGCCTACGTAATATTGATGAAGAGCACTATAAAATTGCGAAGATGTTTGGTGCTGATAATTGGGAGATTTTCAGACGCATTACCTTTCCGCAACTTGTTCCAACCATTACCTTCTTATTAACGGTAAACTTGATATCATCATTTAAAGTATATACGCAAGTTTATGCCTTATTTAATGGACAACCCGGGATTGCTAAAAGTGCGACAACGGCTGTCTTCTATATTTATGATAAATTCCATATTGCAGGTCGTCCTGGCTTAGCAATGGCGGCGACGGTTATCTTATTCCTTCTTATTTTATTAGTGACCTTTATTCAGAATCAACTATTAAAGAGAGTGGGGAGATAA
- a CDS encoding ABC transporter ATP-binding protein yields MIEVIDLKKVFDNGFEALKSVNFTIEKGDLVCLLGPSGCGKSTILNLIAGLLSPTDGDIRFADQSVVKTEPKDRNIGFVFQNYALYPHMTVLENIMFPLTVGQKKISKEEAKVTAEKFMKLTNIEELHNKKPGTLSGGQQQRVAITRALVQNPEVLLLDEPLSNLDARLRLKIREEIRRLVKEVGITTIFVTHDQEEALSISDKIILLNEGVIQQNDDPQNLYLEPANLFVAKFIGNPIINTIPVTVKDGQVVNDQFQFPVSQFSASRFKEALVDGDYVLGIRPEDLLVTEAEGLFTTELTNVELIGRERILNFQLGLDRMKSIVSIEEELEEGTSVSFDLNYSKAFIFKKTGERIY; encoded by the coding sequence ATGATAGAAGTTATCGATTTAAAGAAAGTTTTCGATAATGGATTTGAAGCGTTAAAGTCTGTTAATTTTACGATAGAAAAAGGTGATTTAGTCTGCTTACTAGGCCCGAGTGGCTGTGGGAAATCAACGATATTGAACCTAATCGCAGGTTTACTTAGTCCAACAGACGGGGATATCCGTTTTGCAGACCAGTCTGTTGTCAAAACAGAACCAAAAGATCGAAACATCGGTTTTGTTTTCCAAAACTATGCGCTTTATCCGCACATGACTGTTTTAGAAAACATTATGTTTCCATTAACAGTAGGACAAAAGAAAATTTCTAAAGAAGAAGCAAAAGTAACTGCTGAAAAATTTATGAAATTGACGAACATTGAAGAGCTGCACAATAAAAAGCCAGGCACATTATCAGGTGGACAACAACAACGTGTAGCGATTACGCGTGCCTTAGTTCAAAACCCTGAGGTATTATTGCTGGATGAGCCATTGAGTAACTTGGATGCTCGTTTACGATTGAAGATTCGTGAAGAAATCAGACGTTTAGTGAAGGAAGTGGGCATTACAACGATATTCGTAACCCATGACCAAGAAGAGGCTCTCTCAATCAGTGACAAGATTATTCTTCTAAATGAAGGTGTTATTCAACAAAATGATGATCCTCAAAACTTATATTTAGAACCCGCTAACTTATTTGTAGCGAAATTTATAGGAAACCCAATTATTAATACGATTCCAGTAACCGTTAAAGACGGTCAGGTCGTCAATGACCAGTTCCAATTCCCAGTTAGTCAATTTTCAGCTAGTCGCTTTAAAGAAGCGTTAGTAGACGGCGATTATGTATTAGGAATTCGTCCAGAAGATCTGTTAGTAACAGAGGCTGAAGGTCTATTTACGACAGAACTAACCAACGTGGAATTAATCGGGAGAGAAAGAATTCTAAACTTCCAACTTGGTTTAGATCGAATGAAATCAATTGTTAGCATTGAAGAAGAATTAGAAGAAGGAACTTCAGTGTCATTTGATTTGAATTATTCGAAAGCCTTTATCTTTAAGAAAACGGGAGAGCGTATCTATTAA
- a CDS encoding uracil-DNA glycosylase — MEYPQDLLNEVSEKTKSFQLEGFLGGKGPLDAVAMLVGEAPGQTELISRIPFSGQAGKELDMELKQVNLSRSDIYITSSVRSRPFKIKSKVDKTGKTINSYPNRTPTKAEVKASAPLLDYEIQTIQPKIIAPMGNIALQRLLGNAYTISTYHGQLLESPIYKISDDRSRYEKTEESYLIFPIYHPAAVLYKRSLKETVSTDWQTLVKLIREHTDKE; from the coding sequence ATGGAATACCCACAAGATTTGCTTAACGAAGTCAGCGAAAAAACGAAGTCATTTCAATTGGAAGGCTTCTTAGGAGGAAAAGGACCTCTTGATGCGGTCGCCATGTTAGTCGGTGAAGCTCCTGGTCAAACAGAACTTATTAGTCGCATCCCCTTTAGCGGTCAAGCGGGAAAAGAGTTGGATATGGAATTGAAACAGGTTAATCTCAGTCGATCGGATATTTACATTACGAGTTCGGTGCGAAGTCGCCCGTTTAAAATAAAAAGTAAGGTTGATAAAACAGGAAAAACGATTAATAGTTACCCAAACCGTACTCCTACGAAAGCAGAAGTAAAAGCGTCAGCTCCCTTACTAGATTATGAAATCCAAACCATACAGCCCAAAATTATTGCGCCCATGGGCAACATTGCCCTCCAACGTCTTCTCGGAAATGCCTATACTATTTCAACTTATCATGGTCAATTATTAGAGAGCCCTATTTATAAGATTTCTGATGATCGTTCTCGCTATGAAAAAACTGAAGAGAGTTATTTAATTTTTCCTATCTATCACCCAGCCGCTGTTTTATATAAGCGCTCTTTAAAAGAGACCGTTTCAACAGACTGGCAAACATTAGTTAAGCTAATTAGGGAACATACTGATAAAGAATAA
- a CDS encoding helix-turn-helix domain-containing protein: MEHKQDRLLSTNEVAERLHIHPNTVRNMLRDGRLQAIKTRGRTGQYRFRQSDVDLFLESEGEVELFEPSFPVQVPTVEAVIEQIEPLDYLSKYTNPFHIFGSYLEPLSPERYSKELTGKAAIWVEESLRQVQLHLSEYGFATEMMKQLGVGVSLKKDRLGKWFITCSLIFKDNDGIYILDGTLQQFHPELDKGLVLIDWADRDSYYIGLKAITQDSFHQAMRDSSGRAFKELVKDIKRQ; this comes from the coding sequence ATGGAGCATAAACAAGATCGTCTACTATCGACAAATGAGGTTGCTGAACGATTACATATTCATCCTAATACCGTTCGTAATATGTTACGTGATGGTCGTCTTCAAGCTATCAAAACACGCGGACGCACAGGGCAATATCGGTTTAGACAAAGTGATGTTGATTTGTTTTTAGAGTCTGAAGGTGAAGTCGAATTATTTGAACCTAGCTTCCCTGTTCAAGTTCCTACTGTTGAAGCAGTCATCGAGCAAATTGAACCCCTAGACTACTTAAGTAAATACACCAATCCCTTTCATATTTTTGGTAGTTACCTTGAGCCCCTTTCTCCTGAACGCTATAGCAAGGAATTAACGGGTAAAGCTGCTATTTGGGTAGAAGAAAGCTTACGTCAAGTTCAACTTCATTTAAGTGAATATGGTTTTGCTACGGAAATGATGAAGCAACTAGGTGTCGGTGTTTCTTTGAAAAAAGATCGTTTAGGCAAATGGTTTATAACCTGTTCCCTTATTTTTAAAGACAACGACGGTATCTATATCCTTGATGGCACCCTACAACAGTTCCATCCAGAATTAGATAAAGGCCTTGTTCTTATTGATTGGGCAGACCGAGATAGCTACTACATTGGCTTAAAGGCCATCACACAAGATAGCTTCCACCAAGCTATGCGAGATTCTAGCGGTAGAGCCTTTAAGGAATTGGTGAAGGATATTAAACGGCAGTAA
- a CDS encoding type I restriction endonuclease subunit R — MTPEQVLEDTLINKLINGDSQWTYREDLRTEEDLWENFRQKLENNNKDILKDRPLTEQEFYQIKNQLNFSSFYKAAEWLTGENGIAKVEVQREDASLGIIRLRVINRQDVAGGISSYEVINQFKSDKRSFEDLNRRFDVTLLINGLPMIHIELKNRNHPYMDAFRQIQKYIKEAKFTGIYSTLQMFVVTNGSDTRYISASTKLNEQFLTKWVDGDNHPVTDYLEFAEDVLSIPMAHKMVTQYTVIDYDKKNLIVLRPYQIHAIEAVKKASGEMKSGYVWHTTGSGKTLTSYKVARNLLQIPSIDKTIFIVDRVDLDQQTTASFTSYSKNDVIEINETDNVNDLIKKLLSEDRTLIITTIQKLNHVMKRFAKQEGTKRYEKLTQRKIAFVVDECHRAVSAMKKQEIEEFFIHSLWYGFTGTPIFKENAKKEVGNLARTTAQLYGEKLHEYTVKEAIHDSAVLGFQVEYKSTFSEDELDRIISTVEGKSEEHVSMMDLEEKEARLPNSIYENEQHMLEVINSIINKSRKKLGFNIQGSGETFSAILTTSSIAQAQRYYDLFKKVKAGKTSVTISEQTKKRLPDFPKVAITYSISENEEASITNQEKMKESIRDYNEEFDTNFSMETLRAYNGNVNERLARKKERYKVRSEQLDLVIVVDRLLTGFDAPSLSTLFIDRQPMKPHDLIQAFSRTNRLINKYKKYGQVVTFQIPKTFEERVKEALILYSNGGENDVLAPTWEEARDRFINAINELEEIVNDPSEVDSLNKIGLKRFVKAFQTLDRTFTAVQVYSNFEEDQLGTIFPIEMSKIEELRGKYVNAIEKIRTEPVDAEIIEIDIEYELESIKTEEINYEYILMLIQAFVPSGDDEYELLAKEDGKATQEVNKYLDELSQTNPKLSLLMRNLWNDILQEPERYRDQNISYILQDRVEKTRENVVHGFSKKWHVKEEDLSYVVANYNPKKEKQSGESELKQSSDYEGYKLSAEDPVPKLRYWKNVRKELNDIMNEEILPLQQR, encoded by the coding sequence ATGACGCCTGAGCAAGTATTAGAAGATACATTAATTAATAAGCTTATAAATGGTGATTCTCAGTGGACCTATCGAGAAGACTTACGTACTGAAGAAGATTTATGGGAGAATTTCCGCCAAAAACTAGAAAATAATAATAAAGATATTTTAAAAGATAGACCTCTTACTGAACAGGAATTTTATCAAATAAAAAACCAGTTGAATTTTTCTAGCTTTTATAAAGCTGCTGAGTGGTTAACTGGAGAGAATGGTATCGCAAAAGTTGAAGTCCAACGTGAAGATGCTAGTCTAGGAATAATTCGACTAAGAGTCATTAATCGTCAAGATGTTGCAGGTGGAATATCATCTTACGAAGTTATTAATCAATTTAAATCAGATAAACGATCATTTGAAGATTTAAATAGAAGATTCGATGTTACGCTGTTAATCAATGGTTTGCCAATGATTCATATAGAGTTGAAGAATAGAAACCATCCTTATATGGATGCGTTTAGACAAATACAAAAATATATAAAAGAAGCTAAATTTACTGGGATTTATTCTACTCTTCAAATGTTTGTAGTTACAAATGGGTCGGATACACGTTATATTTCGGCTAGTACAAAGCTAAACGAGCAGTTTTTAACTAAATGGGTGGATGGGGATAATCATCCAGTAACAGATTATTTAGAGTTTGCTGAGGATGTGTTATCTATCCCAATGGCGCATAAAATGGTGACACAGTATACAGTTATTGACTATGATAAAAAGAATTTAATTGTTTTAAGGCCATACCAAATTCATGCAATAGAGGCTGTAAAGAAAGCATCTGGAGAAATGAAGTCTGGATATGTTTGGCACACTACGGGATCAGGAAAGACACTGACATCCTATAAGGTAGCTAGAAACTTATTACAAATTCCATCAATTGATAAAACAATTTTTATTGTTGATAGGGTAGACTTAGACCAACAGACAACCGCCTCATTTACGTCATATTCTAAAAATGATGTCATTGAAATTAATGAAACAGATAATGTCAACGACCTCATAAAAAAACTATTATCAGAGGATAGGACTCTTATTATTACGACTATTCAAAAGTTAAATCATGTGATGAAGAGATTTGCTAAGCAAGAGGGAACAAAGCGCTATGAAAAGTTAACGCAACGTAAAATTGCATTTGTTGTTGATGAATGCCATCGTGCAGTAAGCGCAATGAAGAAGCAAGAAATTGAAGAATTCTTTATCCATTCGTTGTGGTATGGTTTTACAGGAACACCGATATTTAAAGAAAATGCTAAAAAAGAAGTTGGTAACTTAGCTCGAACTACAGCTCAACTTTATGGAGAAAAGTTGCATGAATATACCGTAAAAGAAGCGATACATGACAGCGCAGTATTAGGCTTTCAAGTAGAGTACAAATCAACTTTTTCAGAAGATGAGCTTGATAGGATTATCAGTACAGTAGAAGGAAAAAGTGAAGAACATGTTAGCATGATGGATCTAGAAGAGAAAGAAGCACGCTTGCCTAACAGTATTTATGAAAATGAGCAGCATATGCTTGAAGTTATTAACTCAATTATCAATAAGTCACGTAAAAAATTAGGGTTCAACATTCAAGGCTCAGGAGAAACATTTAGTGCAATTTTAACGACATCATCGATTGCCCAAGCACAGAGATATTATGACTTATTTAAAAAAGTGAAAGCAGGAAAAACATCCGTTACCATTAGCGAGCAGACCAAAAAAAGGCTGCCGGATTTCCCTAAGGTAGCCATCACTTATTCAATATCTGAAAACGAAGAAGCATCGATTACGAATCAAGAAAAGATGAAAGAATCAATTAGAGATTATAATGAAGAATTTGATACTAATTTTTCTATGGAAACACTACGCGCATATAACGGTAATGTAAATGAGAGATTAGCTCGCAAGAAGGAACGATATAAAGTTCGTTCAGAACAGCTTGATTTAGTAATTGTAGTTGACCGATTATTAACAGGCTTTGATGCGCCAAGTTTGTCAACATTATTTATTGATCGACAACCGATGAAGCCACACGACTTAATACAGGCTTTTTCCAGAACAAATCGCTTAATTAATAAATATAAAAAATATGGCCAAGTTGTAACATTCCAAATACCTAAAACGTTTGAAGAACGTGTGAAAGAAGCATTGATCCTTTATTCAAATGGAGGAGAGAATGACGTTTTAGCGCCAACTTGGGAGGAAGCAAGAGATCGGTTTATTAATGCTATTAACGAGCTTGAAGAAATTGTAAATGATCCATCGGAGGTAGATAGCTTAAATAAGATTGGTTTGAAGCGTTTTGTGAAAGCTTTCCAAACGTTAGATCGGACATTTACAGCAGTGCAAGTTTATTCTAATTTTGAAGAAGATCAGCTCGGAACAATATTCCCTATAGAGATGTCAAAAATAGAAGAGTTAAGAGGCAAATATGTAAATGCAATTGAAAAAATAAGAACAGAACCCGTTGATGCTGAAATTATTGAAATAGATATTGAATATGAATTAGAGTCAATAAAAACAGAAGAGATAAATTATGAGTATATTTTGATGTTAATCCAAGCGTTTGTACCTAGTGGTGATGATGAATATGAATTGCTTGCTAAGGAAGATGGTAAAGCAACCCAAGAAGTTAATAAATACTTAGATGAACTATCACAAACAAATCCAAAACTCTCATTGTTAATGAGAAATCTTTGGAATGATATTTTACAAGAGCCAGAAAGATATCGTGATCAAAATATTTCTTATATACTCCAAGATAGAGTTGAAAAGACAAGGGAAAATGTCGTACATGGCTTCTCGAAAAAATGGCACGTAAAAGAAGAAGATCTTAGTTATGTAGTGGCAAACTATAATCCTAAAAAAGAGAAACAAAGCGGAGAAAGTGAACTTAAACAATCATCTGATTATGAAGGGTATAAATTATCAGCAGAAGACCCAGTACCTAAATTACGTTATTGGAAGAATGTTCGAAAAGAATTAAACGATATTATGAATGAGGAAATTTTACCTTTGCAGCAAAGATAA
- a CDS encoding site-specific integrase: protein MNKKDESSKLFHIYFEGWVELYKVGAVRDITLNKYYMTKKKIQELAPDLKLCELTRTTYQTLLNDYALTHEKQTTMDFHHQIKGAVLDAVEEGLITSNPTRKIIIKGKEPKEKRQKFLNQFELQALLKQLNLTQELNWDWFILLIAKTGLRFSEALALTPEDFDFFNQTLTVNKTWNYKTSVGTFQPTKNKSSVRKIPIDWQITMQFSNLVKNLEKDKPIFVETRVFNSTINKRLNILCMQASIPIITLHSLRHTHASLLLFAGVSIASVARRLGHSSMSTTQETYLHIIQELENQDNDKIIRHLAMLG from the coding sequence TTGAACAAGAAAGATGAATCAAGTAAATTATTTCATATATATTTTGAGGGATGGGTGGAATTATATAAAGTTGGGGCGGTTAGAGATATTACTTTAAATAAATATTATATGACAAAAAAGAAAATTCAAGAGCTGGCTCCTGATCTCAAATTGTGTGAGTTGACACGAACAACATATCAAACATTGCTAAATGATTATGCACTTACTCATGAGAAACAAACGACTATGGACTTCCACCATCAAATAAAAGGAGCGGTTCTCGATGCTGTGGAAGAAGGTTTAATTACTTCAAACCCAACACGAAAAATAATTATTAAAGGAAAAGAACCAAAAGAAAAGAGACAGAAATTTTTAAATCAATTCGAACTACAAGCATTACTAAAACAATTAAATCTTACACAAGAATTAAATTGGGACTGGTTTATATTATTAATAGCAAAGACAGGCCTTAGATTTTCTGAGGCCTTAGCACTTACACCAGAAGATTTTGATTTTTTTAATCAAACACTGACAGTTAATAAAACATGGAACTATAAAACATCTGTTGGGACATTCCAACCAACCAAAAACAAATCTTCAGTAAGAAAAATACCGATTGATTGGCAGATTACAATGCAATTCTCTAATTTAGTTAAAAATCTAGAAAAAGATAAACCCATATTTGTTGAAACAAGAGTTTTTAATTCTACCATTAACAAACGATTGAATATATTATGCATGCAGGCCAGCATCCCCATAATTACCCTTCACAGTTTAAGACATACACATGCTTCGTTGTTATTATTTGCAGGTGTATCAATAGCCAGTGTCGCTAGACGATTGGGACACTCCAGTATGTCCACGACTCAAGAAACCTACTTGCATATTATCCAAGAATTAGAGAACCAGGATAATGACAAGATTATACGACATTTAGCTATGTTAGGTTAA
- a CDS encoding restriction endonuclease subunit S: MTKKAPEIRFKGFEDDWEQRKLGEVFFQTSKYVNPKESNLELWSLTVENGLTPKTERYNREFLVKKEDQFKSVDHNEFIYNPMNMTLGAVDLNLTGKTVAVSGYYITMLSKDGFDSKYFSIWLKSPLAIKMYKLYATGSLIERQRVQFPTLSQIKSSVPQIEEQTKIGSFFKQLDDTIALHQRKLEQLELIKQALLQKLFPKAGETIPELRLRGFNEPLGQEKFEKVLKIHPFRQYLAESVENGRYEIVQQGDNPIIGYANGVPFQNFDGVTLFGDHTVSLYKPSKPFFIATDGVKILSGEDFNGKYLYTMLERFKPKSQGYKRHLSILKSEVIYYTKNSTEQVKIGELFSQFDRIITLNQNKIKNLTKIKNSLLQKMFI, from the coding sequence GTGACTAAAAAAGCGCCAGAAATCAGGTTTAAAGGGTTTGAAGATGATTGGGAACAGCGTAAGTTAGGAGAAGTATTCTTTCAGACATCCAAATATGTCAATCCGAAAGAGTCAAATCTGGAATTATGGAGTTTAACAGTTGAGAATGGATTAACACCTAAAACTGAACGATATAATAGAGAGTTTCTGGTGAAGAAAGAAGATCAATTTAAATCAGTTGACCACAATGAATTCATATATAATCCTATGAATATGACATTAGGTGCAGTTGATTTAAATCTAACTGGTAAGACTGTTGCTGTATCAGGATATTACATTACTATGCTTTCTAAAGATGGATTCGATAGTAAATACTTTAGTATATGGTTAAAGTCACCCCTAGCCATAAAAATGTATAAATTATATGCAACTGGTTCGCTGATTGAGAGACAGCGAGTTCAATTTCCAACACTATCTCAAATAAAGTCTAGTGTGCCTCAGATAGAAGAACAGACTAAGATTGGTTCATTTTTCAAGCAGCTTGATGATACTATCGCTCTTCATCAGCGTAAGTTAGAACAATTAGAATTGATTAAACAGGCATTATTACAGAAGTTATTTCCCAAAGCAGGTGAAACCATTCCTGAACTAAGGCTTAGGGGCTTTAATGAACCTTTGGGACAGGAGAAGTTTGAAAAGGTGCTTAAAATACACCCTTTCCGTCAGTACTTGGCTGAATCTGTTGAAAATGGCAGGTATGAAATTGTTCAGCAAGGAGATAACCCTATTATTGGTTACGCAAATGGCGTACCTTTTCAAAATTTTGATGGTGTGACATTATTTGGCGATCATACGGTTTCTTTATATAAACCATCAAAACCTTTCTTTATAGCCACTGATGGAGTAAAAATTTTAAGTGGAGAAGATTTTAACGGAAAATACTTATATACAATGTTAGAGCGCTTTAAGCCTAAATCTCAAGGTTATAAAAGACATTTATCAATCCTTAAAAGTGAGGTAATCTATTATACTAAAAACAGTACTGAACAGGTGAAGATTGGAGAATTGTTTAGTCAATTCGATCGCATTATTACTCTTAATCAAAATAAAATAAAAAATTTAACAAAAATAAAAAACTCTCTCCTGCAAAAAATGTTTATTTGA
- a CDS encoding type I restriction-modification system subunit M, whose amino-acid sequence MQEQQSKTLYQALWNSADILRSKMGAGEYKDYLLGLIFYKYLSDRMLYHAADLLEKEVHNLDEAQQVYVDAFNDPEDKDDLIDTLKYDYSYALEPELTFTAIVQRVNKGKFQLEELVQGFRNIEQSDELFENLFEDVDLYSKKLGATPQKQNQTISAVIKELASLELAHQGDALGDAYEYLISQFASDSGKKAGEFYTPQSVSTLMTQIVLLGKENQKGFSVYDPTMGSGSLLLNVKKLSNQPGTINYFGQELNTTTYNLARMNMILHGVDVANQHLHNADTLDADWPTEEPTNFDGVLMNPPYSAKWSADKGFLDDARFSMYGVLAPKSKADFAFLLHGYYHLKDTGVMAIVLPHGVLFRGAAEGKIRQSLLENGAIDTVIGLPANIFFSTSIPTTVIILKKNRESKDVLFIDASNDFTKAKNQNNLEEEHIQKILETYKNRNNVEKYAHLATFEEIVENDYNLNIPRYVDTFEEEEPISLKEVSKELADIDRQIAETNAELAKMAQELTAATPEAQEELDYFIEFLTSIDSKGGAFSD is encoded by the coding sequence ATGCAAGAACAACAATCAAAAACACTTTATCAAGCGCTATGGAATAGTGCTGATATTTTGCGTTCAAAAATGGGAGCAGGTGAGTATAAGGACTATCTACTAGGACTTATTTTTTATAAATATTTATCAGATCGTATGCTTTATCATGCGGCTGACCTGTTAGAAAAAGAGGTTCATAATTTAGATGAGGCTCAACAAGTATATGTCGATGCCTTTAATGACCCAGAAGATAAAGATGATCTGATTGATACTTTAAAATATGATTATTCATATGCTTTAGAACCAGAATTGACTTTTACTGCTATTGTTCAAAGAGTTAATAAAGGTAAATTCCAATTGGAAGAGCTTGTTCAGGGATTTAGAAATATTGAACAAAGCGATGAATTGTTTGAAAATCTTTTTGAAGACGTGGACTTATATTCTAAAAAATTAGGTGCAACTCCTCAAAAGCAAAATCAGACCATATCAGCTGTTATTAAAGAACTAGCGAGCCTTGAGCTTGCTCATCAAGGTGATGCATTAGGCGATGCTTATGAATATTTAATTAGTCAATTCGCCTCTGATTCTGGTAAAAAAGCAGGTGAATTCTACACACCACAATCTGTTTCAACATTGATGACACAGATTGTATTGTTAGGAAAAGAGAATCAAAAAGGATTTAGTGTATACGACCCTACGATGGGATCAGGTTCACTATTATTAAACGTAAAAAAATTATCCAACCAACCAGGAACGATAAATTATTTTGGACAAGAATTAAATACAACTACCTATAATTTAGCGCGTATGAATATGATTCTGCATGGAGTAGACGTCGCTAACCAACATTTACATAATGCAGATACATTGGATGCTGACTGGCCAACAGAAGAACCAACAAACTTTGATGGTGTATTAATGAATCCGCCATATAGTGCAAAGTGGTCTGCAGATAAAGGCTTTTTGGATGATGCTCGCTTCTCTATGTATGGCGTTTTAGCACCAAAATCAAAAGCTGATTTTGCATTTTTACTTCATGGCTATTATCACTTAAAAGATACGGGTGTTATGGCTATTGTTCTACCACATGGTGTTTTATTTAGGGGAGCAGCTGAAGGTAAAATTCGTCAAAGCTTATTAGAAAATGGCGCAATCGATACAGTTATTGGTTTACCAGCAAATATTTTCTTTAGTACAAGCATTCCAACAACTGTTATTATTCTTAAAAAGAATAGAGAGAGCAAAGATGTTCTTTTTATTGATGCTTCAAACGACTTTACTAAAGCTAAAAATCAAAACAATCTAGAAGAAGAGCATATCCAGAAAATATTAGAAACTTATAAAAATAGAAATAATGTAGAAAAGTATGCCCATCTTGCAACATTTGAAGAGATTGTAGAGAATGACTACAATTTAAATATCCCTCGCTACGTTGATACTTTTGAAGAGGAGGAACCAATCTCCTTAAAAGAAGTTTCAAAAGAATTAGCTGATATTGATAGACAAATTGCCGAAACCAATGCAGAACTTGCTAAAATGGCTCAAGAACTAACAGCCGCAACACCTGAGGCACAGGAAGAATTAGACTACTTTATTGAATTTTTAACAAGTATAGATTCAAAAGGTGGTGCTTTCAGTGACTAA